In the genome of bacterium, the window CCATGGTGGTGCCCATCAGCGACCACTCGTCCCTAGTGGCTGCCCCCATCCACGTCTGGGCTGGCACCACCACGCAGGGCCGCTCCCCCGCCGCCAAGTCATCACCTAGTAACGGCTGCTCCACTGACCCGTCCGAACCGAGCAGCAGCATCTCCACCGCCGCCCCCGCATAGTGATGCCACAGCTCCGGACCGTCCAGCCGATGCATAGCCGAGAAGTCCCCCGGTTGGAGCAGGAAGTAGATGGCAGTGCTCTCCTCATCCCGCCAAACCTCTCGCCACATCCCCCCTTCCTCCGGCAGCGGCTCCAACCCCAGCATCGCCACCACATCAGCCCCAGACAGACCCACCCAGTCCTCCCTCTGACCCTTAACCTCTTTCCACAAAGCCCGCTCACCCATCGTCATCCTACGATCTTGTATACCCAGTCCAGACACCACGCCCTCAGCTTCGCCGACCAGACAGAAAATCCGTTGCTATTCGACGACCACCTGAGAATAATGAGTGTGTCCACTGGTACTGGTCCAGTGGAAAGACGAAAGCCCCGGAATGCCAAGCCGAGGACCCTCACA includes:
- a CDS encoding cupin domain-containing protein — protein: MTMGERALWKEVKGQREDWVGLSGADVVAMLGLEPLPEEGGMWREVWRDEESTAIYFLLQPGDFSAMHRLDGPELWHHYAGAAVEMLLLGSDGSVEQPLLGDDLAAGERPCVVVPAQTWMGAATRDEWSLMGTTMAPPYHHDGFELGDGDELASQYPTAAAEIAKLVRP